Proteins encoded by one window of Halorubrum ruber:
- the lysA gene encoding diaminopimelate decarboxylase, whose translation MSSPESGATDARENPPVRRVSDWDAERLRGLAAEYETPLYVQDLDRVRENCERLLAAFPNADVRYAVKAHTGRAVLETVRDAGLDAECASAGEVDRALAAGFDGSRLHYTAVNPPARDLDYVVGVAEAEPDLTVTVGAADTLDRLAERGYDGRVCVRVNPGVGAGHHEKVTTGGAAKFGIPYDRAAEAARAAAERFDVVGIHAHAGSGIDPEQLDSHRELVARMGELARDLAAPGAADDDAPASAAPLDLEYVDVGGGFGVPYEEDASPLDLSAVADATREAVAPLPEGVDLAVEPGRYVVADAGVLLTRVNTVKDTPDETVVGVDAGMTDLLRPAMYDAYHPIRNLGGASGESPVEEREATPVTVAGPICETGDTLGKNRALTDPVRGDLLAVGVAGAYGYEMASQYNSRPRPAEVALDDGTAAVARRREALGDLTTVEREADRDRTDRPEGDR comes from the coding sequence CGCGGGCTCGCCGCCGAGTACGAGACCCCGCTGTACGTTCAGGACCTCGACCGCGTCCGTGAGAATTGCGAGCGCCTGCTCGCCGCGTTCCCCAATGCCGACGTGCGGTACGCGGTCAAGGCGCACACCGGCCGGGCCGTCCTGGAGACCGTCCGCGACGCCGGCCTCGACGCCGAGTGCGCCTCGGCGGGCGAGGTCGACCGCGCGCTCGCGGCCGGCTTCGACGGCTCGCGGCTCCACTACACCGCGGTCAACCCGCCCGCCCGCGACCTCGACTACGTCGTCGGCGTCGCCGAGGCGGAGCCCGACCTCACGGTCACCGTCGGCGCGGCCGACACCCTCGACCGCCTCGCGGAGCGCGGCTACGACGGCCGGGTCTGCGTCCGCGTGAACCCCGGCGTCGGCGCGGGCCACCACGAGAAGGTCACCACCGGCGGCGCCGCAAAGTTCGGGATCCCGTACGACCGCGCCGCGGAGGCGGCCCGAGCGGCGGCCGAGCGGTTCGACGTCGTCGGGATCCACGCCCACGCCGGCTCCGGCATCGACCCGGAGCAGCTGGACAGCCACCGCGAGTTAGTCGCGCGGATGGGCGAACTGGCCCGCGACCTCGCGGCCCCGGGCGCGGCCGACGACGACGCCCCCGCGAGCGCCGCCCCCCTCGACCTCGAATACGTCGACGTCGGCGGCGGGTTCGGCGTGCCCTACGAGGAGGACGCCTCGCCGCTGGACCTGTCGGCCGTCGCCGATGCGACCCGCGAGGCGGTCGCGCCGCTCCCCGAGGGCGTCGACCTCGCGGTCGAGCCCGGGCGCTACGTCGTCGCGGACGCGGGCGTCCTCCTGACGCGCGTGAACACCGTCAAAGATACGCCGGACGAGACGGTCGTCGGGGTCGACGCGGGGATGACGGACCTCCTCCGCCCGGCGATGTACGACGCGTACCACCCGATCCGCAACCTCGGCGGGGCGTCGGGAGAATCACCGGTCGAGGAGCGGGAGGCAACCCCTGTCACGGTCGCCGGACCTATCTGTGAGACCGGCGATACGCTGGGTAAGAACCGAGCGCTCACCGACCCGGTCCGCGGGGACCTCCTCGCGGTCGGGGTCGCGGGCGCGTACGGATACGAGATGGCGAGCCAATACAACTCACGACCGCGGCCCGCGGAGGTCGCGCTCGACGACGGAACCGCGGCGGTCGCCCGGCGCAGAGAGGCGCTCGGCGACCTGACGACGGTCGAACGGGAGGCCGACCGCGACCGAACCGACCGACCGGAGGGCGACCGATGA